The region CAAACTTCCGGACATCGCCACCGCCAGTAGTTTTGAAAAGTAGCAGTGAAAAAGACCTTATTCTACCGCTACTTTTCTAAAACGAAATTTGATAAAATGAGTTAACCCTAAAGGGATTCGAACTATGGAAAAATTTGAACAACAAAACAATCCAGAGACAATTTCTAAATTCGAAGATTTTAGAGGTTTAGATTTGTCTGGAAAAGATTTAAGAGCGATACCAGTTGAGGTTTTAATAACTGCCGATTTTGATACACAAACGACATGGCCAGAACAAAATAAATTACCGGCTGGTTTTAATCCAGAAAAAATAATTGATGAAGCAAAAAATCCTGGGCTTGGAATAGGTGGGTTACATCAAAAAGGAATAGACGGTCGAGGGGTTAGAGTTGCTATCATTGATCAGACTTTGTCATCCGAAACAGGAGAGTTCGTAGCACATTCAGAGTATGCTACAAACATTATTGATTATAAAGAATATGGTGACGCAAAAGACGAAAGTGTAAGCATGCACGGCCCCGCTGTTGTTAGTTTGTTGGTAGGAAAAACATGCGGAGTCGCATCGAGAGCTGAACTTTTTTACAGAGCTACACCGTCAGGAAGAGATTTTGATCACAAAGCGGATGCATTGTTCGATATCATTGAATTCAATAGAACACTTCCTCCTAAAGATAGAATTAGAGTAGTAAGTTGCTCGGTAGGTTATATGGAAG is a window of Candidatus Nealsonbacteria bacterium DGGOD1a DNA encoding:
- a CDS encoding S8/S53 family peptidase, coding for MEKFEQQNNPETISKFEDFRGLDLSGKDLRAIPVEVLITADFDTQTTWPEQNKLPAGFNPEKIIDEAKNPGLGIGGLHQKGIDGRGVRVAIIDQTLSSETGEFVAHSEYATNIIDYKEYGDAKDESVSMHGPAVVSLLVGKTCGVASRAELFYRATPSGRDFDHKADALFDIIEFNRTLPPKDRIRVVSCSVGYMEEKPEPGLKRWIEAIKKAETEGIIVSDVGDRTGVDYIGGGTSDDKNDPENYSRALFSKDQGNEELDKVFAESDGGVDLILRKIREIKKDEVSNIPDSVLREKIQKAVEDRGKEIIIPCDYRTMASNEGSEEYMYNGKGGMSWAVPFLSGLFALAFQVNPNLAKEEIADAINTTASVSKKGLKVVNPRAFIEAIQI